A genome region from Candidatus Afararchaeum irisae includes the following:
- a CDS encoding universal stress protein, which yields MIALVPFDASDLSKAALRRAKEYADALGDWAIVATSVLPDDERYVRSRGWVDEDDGFSLEKAAEYLEDEVAEIAPNAAFEHSVIGGYSTKGSIATELGSVIREYDPSIVFIGSDNVGRIATPVTSVGGRAASAGDYDVYVVRKPKPSEIEGL from the coding sequence ATGATAGCTTTGGTGCCCTTCGATGCGTCTGACCTCTCGAAGGCAGCTCTGAGACGAGCCAAGGAGTACGCCGACGCCCTCGGGGACTGGGCGATAGTCGCTACCTCCGTACTACCAGACGACGAGAGGTACGTGAGGTCGAGAGGCTGGGTAGACGAGGACGATGGCTTCAGCTTGGAGAAGGCTGCTGAGTACTTGGAGGACGAGGTCGCAGAGATAGCCCCGAACGCTGCGTTCGAACACAGCGTAATAGGCGGCTACTCGACCAAGGGATCGATAGCCACAGAGCTCGGATCAGTCATACGTGAGTACGATCCGAGTATAGTCTTCATAGGGAGTGACAACGTCGGACGTATAGCAACACCTGTCACGAGCGTCGGAGGCCGTGCAGCGAGCGCGGGCGACTACGACGTATACGTTGTACGTAAGCCGAAGCCCTCCGAGATCGAGGGTCTCTGA
- a CDS encoding helix-turn-helix domain-containing protein, giving the protein MVSGVRVELTVGKPQDCPVAEVSEEGGESGAVSKAVTPDGTAVEEFTYTESSVEESDEEVDEVFSYGSENVYRFERETGIGCVCEVIEDAGCPVSDVKGEDGSLLISFHAPDVDTLKDITTELRDEFSDISLQRLVRTEDEGSKSDIAFVDRSVLTERQTDVLKTAHEMGYFEYPKGANAKEVADEIGISASTFSEHLSAAQNKILGALLDD; this is encoded by the coding sequence ATGGTATCAGGGGTAAGGGTGGAGCTGACAGTCGGCAAGCCTCAGGACTGTCCTGTGGCTGAGGTCTCAGAGGAGGGTGGTGAGTCGGGTGCCGTCTCTAAGGCTGTTACTCCCGACGGAACAGCAGTAGAGGAGTTCACGTACACGGAGAGCTCAGTCGAGGAGTCAGACGAGGAGGTCGACGAGGTCTTCTCGTACGGCTCAGAGAACGTCTACAGGTTCGAGAGGGAGACGGGAATCGGCTGTGTGTGTGAGGTCATAGAGGACGCAGGCTGTCCCGTGTCCGACGTCAAGGGAGAGGACGGCTCTCTCCTAATCTCGTTCCACGCTCCCGACGTCGATACCCTCAAAGATATAACCACGGAGCTACGCGATGAGTTCTCCGACATTAGCCTCCAGCGTCTCGTGAGAACCGAGGACGAGGGCTCGAAGTCAGACATAGCCTTCGTCGACAGATCGGTTCTGACCGAGAGACAGACGGATGTTCTCAAGACGGCACACGAGATGGGGTACTTCGAGTACCCGAAGGGTGCAAACGCGAAGGAGGTCGCCGACGAGATCGGAATCTCCGCCTCGACCTTCTCGGAGCATCTCTCGGCGGCACAGAACAAGATACTCGGGGCTCTACTCGACGACTGA